The following proteins come from a genomic window of Terribacillus aidingensis:
- a CDS encoding MFS transporter, translated as MKYQYFISAFGMYINYFLLGMVNIILASNMSSLTNQLDTDATGVSYLIAAIGIGRLITYSIAGALSDKFGRKPLIIVSAVAMVIFLVGIPFSPNYEIAIVLALFAGISNSAMDAGTYPALTEMFPKSASSASVMIKGFVSLGATFLPFIILLLSENNIFYGFSFFIPAIIYIVNMIFLFFAIPKSQSGQAREEDDSQVSQFLTEPEFWKEGLALIVIGFTSTALLTVSQIWLPSYGEEVAGMSASNSVQLLSYYSIGSLISVLLLTILLKKILKPVTVILLYPMITLIAVIVILSVHIPLVLSITCFFLGFSTAGILQLAISMMTQFFWKRKGIVTGFVSTASSVASVVLPVATGLIAKNGDMAHIFMFDCVVAFIGIIAAAFLYYRFQKLTKPRVRNEHAR; from the coding sequence ATGAAGTATCAGTACTTTATATCGGCGTTTGGGATGTATATTAATTACTTTTTATTAGGTATGGTAAATATTATCCTAGCTTCAAATATGTCTTCTTTAACAAATCAATTGGATACAGATGCTACAGGTGTCAGTTATTTGATCGCTGCGATAGGTATAGGAAGATTGATAACTTACAGCATTGCAGGGGCATTGTCGGATAAGTTCGGTAGGAAACCTTTAATTATTGTTTCCGCAGTTGCAATGGTCATCTTTTTGGTGGGAATTCCATTTTCACCTAATTATGAGATAGCGATTGTCTTAGCTTTATTTGCAGGTATTTCAAACTCTGCTATGGATGCTGGTACATATCCAGCTCTCACTGAGATGTTTCCGAAATCCGCTAGCTCAGCAAGTGTCATGATAAAAGGGTTTGTATCGCTGGGTGCTACATTTCTGCCATTTATCATCCTGCTTCTATCCGAAAATAATATATTTTATGGGTTTTCCTTTTTCATACCAGCAATTATTTACATTGTGAATATGATTTTTTTATTTTTTGCTATTCCGAAGTCTCAATCCGGACAAGCAAGGGAGGAAGATGATTCTCAAGTAAGTCAGTTCTTAACTGAACCTGAATTTTGGAAAGAAGGGCTTGCGCTTATTGTTATAGGTTTTACATCAACCGCATTATTGACAGTTTCACAAATTTGGTTACCTAGTTACGGAGAAGAAGTTGCTGGGATGTCTGCTTCCAATTCGGTTCAGTTGCTGAGCTATTATAGTATCGGTTCACTAATTTCAGTTCTCTTATTAACTATTCTGTTGAAAAAAATTCTAAAACCTGTTACGGTGATCCTACTTTATCCAATGATTACTTTGATTGCTGTCATTGTTATTCTTAGCGTCCACATTCCACTTGTTTTAAGTATAACTTGCTTTTTCCTAGGATTCTCAACAGCTGGAATCTTACAGCTCGCTATTTCAATGATGACGCAGTTTTTCTGGAAGAGAAAGGGGATTGTTACAGGGTTTGTTTCCACTGCTTCTAGTGTAGCAAGCGTTGTTTTACCTGTAGCAACTGGATTAATTGCTAAGAACGGAGATATGGCACATATATTTATGTTCGATTGTGTTGTGGCATTTATTGGCATTATCGCCGCAGCATTTCTATACTATCGTTTTCAAAAGCTGACTAAACCACGGGTGAGAAATGAACATGCACGATAG
- a CDS encoding quinate/shikimate dehydrogenase (YdiB; quinate/shikimate dehydrogenase from Escherichia coli uses both NAD and NAD(P) to convert quinate and shikimate to 3-dehydroquinate and 3-dehydroshikimate), translating to MENLEKNLEKIDGKTKLVGLLATPIGHSLSPRMHNLGYTLKGLNYAYLAFEVGNETLEKAVEGMKALDVAGFNVSMPNKMEVIKYLDELDESAKYIGAVNTVVNRDGKLIGYNTDGKGYVNNLKEHGVDLQGKKVTLVGSGGAATPIAVELALAGISEISIFARNDQYFHQAELNAEKINNDMKDYNVKANIFPLEDKDAFRREVAESAILANGTSLGMKPLDHLSILDDNLDVLRKDLIVTDVVYNPAKSKLLAQAEEAGATIINGLGMMLGQGALGFKLFTGEEMPKDEIKKIMFE from the coding sequence ATGGAAAACTTGGAAAAAAACTTAGAAAAAATTGATGGAAAAACAAAATTAGTTGGATTACTTGCTACACCAATCGGACACAGTTTATCACCGAGAATGCATAATTTAGGATATACATTAAAAGGTTTAAATTACGCATATCTTGCATTTGAAGTGGGCAATGAAACGTTGGAAAAAGCTGTAGAAGGGATGAAAGCTCTTGATGTGGCTGGTTTCAATGTATCGATGCCAAATAAAATGGAAGTTATTAAATATCTAGATGAATTAGATGAGAGTGCTAAGTATATTGGAGCTGTCAATACGGTCGTCAATAGAGATGGAAAATTAATTGGTTATAACACTGATGGAAAAGGTTATGTAAACAACCTTAAAGAACACGGAGTCGATTTACAAGGGAAAAAGGTAACACTAGTAGGGTCAGGTGGTGCGGCAACACCAATTGCAGTTGAATTGGCACTTGCAGGGATTTCAGAGATTAGTATCTTTGCACGCAATGATCAGTATTTCCACCAAGCTGAATTGAATGCTGAGAAAATCAACAATGACATGAAGGATTATAATGTAAAAGCAAATATATTTCCACTAGAGGATAAAGATGCCTTTCGCCGGGAAGTAGCAGAAAGTGCAATACTGGCAAATGGTACAAGTTTAGGGATGAAACCTTTAGATCACTTAAGTATATTGGATGATAATTTAGACGTATTACGTAAAGACTTAATTGTGACAGACGTTGTTTATAATCCAGCGAAATCTAAATTATTAGCTCAAGCAGAAGAAGCTGGTGCAACTATCATCAATGGTTTGGGTATGATGCTAGGACAAGGTGCATTAGGATTCAAACTATTTACTGGTGAAGAAATGCCTAAAGATGAAATTAAAAAAATTATGTTTGAATAA
- the aroD gene encoding type I 3-dehydroquinate dehydratase has translation MNTVTIKNTTIGEGTPKIIVPLVATKEEQILQEVETVKLSKPDIVEWRVDCYELVESLEAVSNMITKLRQALPDTLLLFTFRSFKEGGNKEISDRYYFELLHTAIQTKQIDLVDVELFFAESEVKATVKLAKENGVYVIMCNHDFHKTPPKEEIIYRLRKMQEFGADIPKIAVMPQSAEDVLILLEATNAMKTMYADRPFITMSMSGTGLVSRLAGSVFGSACTFGAGIEASAPGQIPVDQLRNVLEVIS, from the coding sequence GTGAATACAGTAACAATTAAAAACACCACAATTGGAGAAGGTACTCCAAAAATTATTGTTCCACTAGTAGCGACTAAAGAAGAACAAATACTTCAAGAAGTTGAAACAGTAAAATTATCGAAGCCGGATATTGTTGAGTGGCGAGTAGATTGCTATGAGCTTGTTGAAAGCTTAGAGGCTGTTTCAAATATGATTACAAAACTTAGACAGGCTTTGCCAGATACACTTCTTCTTTTCACTTTTAGAAGTTTTAAAGAAGGTGGCAATAAAGAAATTTCAGATCGTTATTATTTTGAATTGCTGCACACAGCTATTCAAACGAAGCAAATAGATCTTGTTGATGTTGAATTGTTTTTTGCAGAATCCGAAGTAAAAGCAACAGTGAAGTTAGCGAAGGAAAATGGTGTTTATGTCATCATGTGTAATCATGATTTTCATAAGACTCCACCTAAAGAAGAGATAATCTATCGTCTTCGCAAAATGCAAGAGTTTGGTGCTGATATACCGAAAATCGCTGTTATGCCCCAAAGTGCAGAGGATGTTCTAATTTTATTAGAAGCGACTAATGCAATGAAAACAATGTATGCGGATCGACCGTTCATTACTATGTCCATGTCTGGTACAGGCCTTGTTAGTCGATTAGCTGGTTCAGTATTTGGTTCAGCTTGTACATTTGGTGCTGGTATAGAAGCATCTGCGCCAGGTCAAATTCCTGTTGACCAGTTAAGAAATGTTTTAGAAGTAATTAGTTAA
- a CDS encoding MFS transporter: MKSPYITAAGGMYLNFFILGMVNIIFASNMSSLTEQLNTSTSGISLLLSAFGIGKLLTYALNGYLSDKLGRKPLVAFSSILMAIFLIGFPMAPNYQIAFVLAVLMGIANSAMDSGTYPALTESFPKSAGTANVLAKASNSVGAILLPILITFLATNNISYKFSFYIPAIVTIVALILILIARFPNHKNEESVKGSVKQSEENAFLSQPKFWVEGLALIIFGFTSLGLIMIAPLWLPTLGQEVLGMTDTQSVTMLSYYSTGAFVSVILLAIALKKIRPVTIMVVYPIITVISLIVLLSVNSLSVAIISSFFVGLSISGVLQLAITVITQLFWQKKGTMTGIISTSGSIAVISLPALTGMMANTTSITAIIWLEVAIAVVEILAALVVMYRFNLLTRKS, translated from the coding sequence ATGAAAAGTCCATATATAACAGCTGCTGGCGGAATGTATCTTAACTTTTTCATTTTAGGCATGGTTAATATAATATTTGCATCAAATATGAGCAGTTTAACAGAACAATTAAATACAAGTACTTCAGGAATTAGTCTTCTTTTATCTGCTTTCGGGATTGGGAAGCTTCTTACTTACGCTTTAAACGGATATCTATCAGACAAATTAGGCAGAAAACCGTTAGTTGCTTTTTCAAGTATCTTAATGGCTATATTCTTAATCGGATTTCCTATGGCACCTAATTATCAAATAGCCTTTGTTTTAGCCGTCTTGATGGGAATTGCAAACTCAGCGATGGATTCAGGTACGTATCCAGCGCTTACTGAGTCTTTTCCAAAATCTGCAGGCACAGCTAATGTTTTAGCAAAAGCATCTAATTCTGTTGGGGCAATCCTTCTTCCAATACTTATTACTTTTTTAGCTACCAATAATATAAGCTATAAATTTTCATTCTATATTCCTGCAATTGTAACAATAGTTGCGTTGATCTTAATCCTTATTGCACGATTTCCGAACCATAAAAATGAAGAATCTGTTAAAGGAAGCGTGAAACAGTCTGAGGAAAACGCATTTCTATCTCAGCCGAAATTTTGGGTGGAAGGTCTTGCTCTTATCATCTTCGGTTTTACCTCTTTAGGACTGATCATGATCGCGCCATTGTGGCTGCCTACTTTAGGACAAGAAGTATTAGGTATGACTGATACCCAATCCGTCACAATGCTTAGCTATTATAGTACAGGAGCATTTGTATCGGTTATCTTGCTAGCTATTGCACTGAAAAAGATTCGTCCTGTGACAATTATGGTTGTATACCCGATTATTACAGTTATTTCTTTGATAGTTCTATTGTCAGTAAATTCATTGAGTGTAGCAATCATCAGTTCTTTCTTTGTCGGTTTATCTATCTCTGGAGTACTACAGTTAGCCATTACGGTGATCACTCAATTATTCTGGCAGAAGAAAGGCACGATGACGGGGATCATATCAACATCGGGAAGTATCGCAGTTATTTCTTTACCGGCTTTAACAGGTATGATGGCAAATACGACTAGCATCACTGCGATTATCTGGCTTGAGGTGGCCATTGCTGTAGTAGAGATTTTGGCTGCACTGGTAGTGATGTATCGATTTAATCTATTAACAAGGAAAAGTTGA
- a CDS encoding LacI family DNA-binding transcriptional regulator, with amino-acid sequence MKHPKKKRVTLQEVAKHAGVSTATASLVVRNNPRISDKTRKIVMNSMKELGYVYDRVAANLRSQSSNTVGVIITDISNKFISEFLVGVHETLEEVGYTVLLGTSFDSLAKQDHLLSTMLEHRVGGLILDPVSGSNAETVNRLNQMNTPMVLAVRELPEVKSDYVGINYRKGSLMATNHLIDKGHKRIAFLGGVRTSSTWIERMDGYQYAHDNAGLIIDNDLVVDSPPTREGGLEAVLQVLRNPDPPTAIFCFNDLVAFGVMQGLRKEGFNPGQDIDIVGFDNIPESDVYHPPLTTVSSFPRLTGVEAAKLLHQQMSNDSHEQQRVILEPELIVRESA; translated from the coding sequence ATGAAACATCCTAAAAAGAAGCGAGTCACATTACAAGAGGTCGCAAAGCATGCTGGAGTATCAACTGCCACCGCCTCCCTTGTTGTTCGTAACAATCCCAGAATATCTGATAAAACGCGAAAAATAGTGATGAATTCAATGAAAGAATTAGGATATGTATACGACAGAGTCGCTGCAAATCTAAGGTCACAAAGCTCTAATACAGTGGGTGTGATTATCACCGATATCTCAAATAAGTTCATTTCTGAATTTTTGGTAGGTGTACACGAAACACTAGAAGAAGTTGGATATACGGTGTTATTGGGAACGTCTTTTGATTCTCTTGCCAAGCAAGACCATCTCCTTTCTACCATGTTGGAACATAGAGTCGGTGGTTTAATTCTCGATCCTGTCTCAGGGAGTAATGCAGAAACAGTTAATCGGTTAAACCAGATGAACACACCAATGGTTCTTGCTGTCAGAGAATTACCGGAAGTTAAAAGTGACTATGTTGGCATAAACTATAGGAAAGGGTCCCTGATGGCTACTAATCACTTAATAGATAAGGGACATAAAAGGATCGCGTTTTTAGGAGGCGTTCGAACATCCTCGACCTGGATCGAACGTATGGACGGATATCAGTATGCTCATGATAACGCCGGATTGATTATAGACAATGACTTAGTTGTAGACAGTCCTCCTACCCGAGAAGGCGGGTTAGAGGCTGTATTACAAGTTCTTCGTAATCCTGATCCTCCAACAGCTATTTTTTGTTTCAATGATTTAGTTGCCTTCGGAGTAATGCAAGGGTTAAGAAAGGAAGGTTTTAACCCCGGGCAGGACATAGATATTGTAGGATTTGATAATATTCCTGAATCAGATGTCTATCATCCCCCATTAACTACGGTCTCATCATTTCCTAGGCTTACGGGTGTAGAAGCCGCAAAGCTTTTACACCAGCAGATGTCCAATGATAGCCACGAGCAGCAGCGGGTGATTCTAGAGCCAGAGTTGATTGTTCGAGAATCTGCGTAA
- a CDS encoding DUF420 domain-containing protein: MNEADFGYKPNHKKRNYRPLVIWLTIIIDGLVVVLSGLPPVEGFDLFDVHILPMLNAIFNSFTFIFLLLALIFIMKKNIIWHKRFIYSAFVTTTLFLISYVAYHYLSGDTSFGGEGIVRPIYFFILITHIVLAAVIVPLALASITRAWNMDVPRHRKIARWTMPLWLYVSLTGVIVYLMIRPYY; the protein is encoded by the coding sequence ATGAATGAAGCCGATTTCGGTTACAAACCAAATCATAAAAAACGCAATTATCGTCCGCTAGTTATTTGGCTGACCATCATCATTGATGGACTGGTTGTCGTACTGAGCGGCTTACCGCCTGTCGAAGGCTTTGACCTGTTCGACGTACACATCCTGCCAATGCTGAACGCTATCTTCAACAGCTTTACGTTCATCTTCCTGCTGTTGGCACTGATCTTCATCATGAAGAAGAATATTATCTGGCATAAGCGTTTCATCTATTCAGCTTTTGTCACAACAACACTATTCCTGATATCTTATGTGGCTTATCACTATCTATCAGGAGATACAAGTTTCGGAGGCGAAGGTATCGTACGTCCGATATATTTCTTTATCCTGATCACGCACATCGTGCTGGCAGCAGTCATTGTACCACTGGCCCTTGCATCGATTACACGTGCTTGGAATATGGACGTGCCAAGGCACCGAAAGATTGCCCGCTGGACAATGCCATTATGGCTTTATGTCAGCCTTACAGGCGTCATCGTTTACCTAATGATCCGCCCGTATTATTAA
- a CDS encoding metallophosphoesterase codes for MKILITSDSHGLTAEVSKLKRRHEDEVAAYIHCGDSELPFDAPEMEGYYRVAGNCDYDSAYPEVEELTASELPILITHGHLYGVKSSLRLLEKLAAEKDAKIVCYGHSHVARADVIDGRLYINPGSIRLPKQSPYPTYCILSYEDGIATIRYYTLGGEEVPELEKSVTFN; via the coding sequence ATGAAGATACTGATAACGAGCGATAGCCATGGATTGACAGCAGAAGTAAGCAAGCTGAAGCGGCGACATGAGGATGAAGTTGCAGCATATATTCACTGTGGTGATTCTGAATTGCCTTTCGATGCCCCAGAGATGGAAGGCTATTATCGAGTCGCTGGAAACTGTGATTATGACAGTGCTTATCCAGAAGTGGAGGAGTTGACAGCATCTGAACTGCCGATTCTTATTACGCATGGTCATCTTTATGGAGTGAAATCGAGTCTACGTCTTTTGGAAAAGCTGGCAGCTGAGAAAGATGCGAAAATTGTTTGCTACGGTCATTCACATGTGGCGAGAGCGGACGTAATCGACGGCAGGCTTTATATCAATCCAGGCAGCATCCGATTGCCGAAGCAGTCGCCATATCCGACTTATTGCATTTTGTCCTACGAAGATGGAATTGCAACGATTCGATACTATACATTGGGTGGTGAAGAAGTACCGGAACTGGAGAAATCCGTCACCTTCAATTAA
- a CDS encoding XTP/dITP diphosphatase, whose translation MDKIIIATKNAGKLKEFKAFLGEYDITAYGLDELSEQFDDIEETGTTFEENAALKAETMAGHLQVPVLADDSGLEIDALEGRPGVYSARYAGEEKSDQANMDKVLEELKDVPKGKRTARFVCVLALAQPGEETFYARGHVEGTITEEPSGEHGFGYDPVFQPEGYDKTMAELKPEEKNQISHRKQAMVHLEKWLNDQAK comes from the coding sequence ATGGATAAAATCATCATCGCAACAAAAAACGCAGGAAAACTGAAGGAATTCAAAGCCTTTTTAGGAGAATACGATATTACAGCTTACGGACTTGATGAATTATCAGAGCAATTCGATGATATCGAAGAAACAGGCACGACATTCGAAGAAAATGCAGCGCTGAAGGCAGAAACAATGGCAGGCCACTTGCAAGTTCCTGTACTTGCAGATGATTCTGGTCTGGAAATTGATGCACTCGAAGGTCGCCCGGGCGTCTACTCAGCTCGTTATGCCGGCGAAGAAAAAAGTGATCAAGCAAATATGGATAAAGTCCTGGAAGAGCTGAAAGATGTACCGAAAGGGAAGCGTACGGCTCGATTCGTTTGTGTATTGGCACTTGCACAGCCGGGTGAGGAAACATTCTATGCGAGAGGCCATGTGGAAGGTACGATCACGGAAGAACCAAGCGGCGAACATGGCTTTGGCTACGATCCCGTCTTTCAGCCAGAAGGCTATGATAAAACGATGGCCGAGCTAAAGCCGGAAGAGAAGAATCAGATTAGCCACCGGAAACAGGCGATGGTTCACTTGGAAAAATGGCTGAATGACCAAGCGAAGTGA
- a CDS encoding NAD(P)/FAD-dependent oxidoreductase: MEKWDCGIVGGGAAGMSAALQLVRARKNVIIFDNDTNRNQVTQESHGFLTRDGITPAQFREEARRDLAKYPNVTFVSAEVTRIKQEDAASFVIETHDSPYLIKKALLATGIKESFPAIPSIASFYGKSIFSCPYCDGYERKDEPLILFAETESGIRHMGKLLLNWTGDLVIASNGYELDQNTFSLFEKHGVIIEEAKIVDLIGENGILKEVVFENDNRMKRTGGFVVPEFVRKDRLAAGLGCSFDEQGRLMVNEFGQTSVPHIYAAGEYVNQAPSSLLLAAADGARVAANMNMHFVESRFS, from the coding sequence ATGGAAAAATGGGATTGCGGTATAGTTGGCGGCGGTGCAGCAGGGATGAGTGCAGCGCTTCAACTTGTGAGAGCCAGAAAGAATGTGATTATTTTTGATAATGATACCAACCGTAACCAGGTGACTCAAGAATCTCATGGATTCTTAACGAGAGATGGTATCACACCAGCTCAATTCAGGGAAGAAGCCAGACGTGATCTGGCAAAATATCCGAATGTCACATTTGTTTCAGCTGAAGTGACTCGAATCAAGCAAGAGGACGCAGCTAGTTTTGTGATAGAAACACATGACAGCCCTTACTTAATAAAAAAGGCTTTACTGGCGACTGGTATTAAAGAGTCTTTCCCGGCAATCCCTTCCATTGCTTCATTTTATGGTAAGAGCATTTTCTCCTGCCCATATTGCGACGGGTATGAACGAAAAGATGAGCCGCTGATTCTGTTTGCTGAAACAGAGTCTGGTATTCGCCATATGGGGAAATTGCTGCTGAACTGGACAGGGGATCTTGTCATTGCATCGAATGGATATGAACTTGATCAAAATACTTTTTCTTTGTTCGAAAAGCATGGTGTAATAATCGAGGAGGCAAAGATAGTGGATCTTATTGGAGAGAATGGGATCCTAAAAGAAGTTGTCTTTGAAAACGATAATCGAATGAAAAGGACAGGTGGCTTTGTTGTCCCGGAATTCGTCCGAAAAGACAGACTGGCTGCCGGTTTGGGGTGCTCATTTGATGAACAAGGCAGACTGATGGTGAACGAATTCGGACAAACAAGCGTGCCGCATATCTATGCCGCTGGTGAATATGTAAATCAAGCACCTTCTTCTCTTTTGCTGGCAGCAGCTGACGGTGCAAGAGTGGCGGCAAATATGAATATGCATTTTGTTGAGTCCCGTTTTAGCTGA
- a CDS encoding Rrf2 family transcriptional regulator: protein MKFTKATNYALHTMLYLAKEGASQQPIGVQQLADHQQVSPTYLSKILTKLVKEGLITSSSGANGGYKLRNGWQQLSFFDIIQAIEGKASIFECSLHDEPACVVKRVMEKAEEQMEQELRQTTIASLLEGKSSK from the coding sequence ATGAAATTCACCAAAGCGACGAATTACGCTCTGCATACGATGCTCTATTTAGCCAAAGAAGGAGCGAGTCAGCAGCCGATCGGAGTACAGCAGCTTGCCGATCATCAGCAGGTTTCACCGACTTATTTGTCTAAGATACTCACCAAGCTGGTGAAAGAAGGCCTTATTACATCTTCTTCGGGAGCAAATGGTGGATATAAGCTCAGAAACGGATGGCAGCAACTCTCCTTTTTTGATATTATCCAAGCGATAGAAGGGAAAGCCTCGATCTTTGAATGCAGCTTGCATGATGAGCCTGCTTGTGTCGTGAAGCGAGTAATGGAAAAAGCAGAGGAGCAGATGGAGCAGGAGCTTCGTCAGACAACTATAGCGTCATTGCTAGAGGGTAAAAGCAGCAAATAA
- a CDS encoding GerMN domain-containing protein, producing MNKKIAGLFTSVIGLSILLAGCSLKGEQAVDEVDVPQDTTYVDELEKNALEPGAAEAPAEGETPAEGEAPAEGEEEKPEEGAKEGESATAKRQLFLMDANGMVVPMTFELPQTNEVAKETLEYLVKDGPVTDMLPNGFQAVLPAGTTINGIDAQKDGTLIVDFSKEFNEYEAASEKKILESITYTLTQFENVKNVAIRVEGQDLAKMPVDGTPIGKSYSRADGINLMDNGITTVNSQSVTLYFPAEAVDGTPYEVPVTERMNSNAENSYEEIVNALIDGPAMDSNLSNVFNTGSALASEPTLKDGVLNLEFNTEVLSNVDEAAITDQLMETLVMSLTELEEVEAVSVKVEGVEEVFNEHGEAYAEPVSREQYVPAEKL from the coding sequence ATGAACAAAAAGATTGCAGGTCTTTTCACTAGCGTAATAGGCCTTTCCATTTTATTGGCCGGATGCTCCTTGAAAGGAGAACAGGCTGTGGATGAAGTGGACGTGCCGCAGGATACAACTTATGTGGACGAGCTGGAGAAAAATGCGCTTGAGCCTGGCGCAGCAGAAGCACCAGCCGAAGGAGAAACACCGGCTGAAGGAGAAGCACCAGCAGAGGGTGAGGAAGAAAAGCCTGAAGAGGGTGCTAAAGAAGGCGAATCCGCTACTGCAAAACGTCAGCTGTTTCTGATGGATGCCAATGGAATGGTCGTACCGATGACATTTGAACTGCCGCAGACAAATGAAGTAGCCAAAGAAACATTGGAATACCTCGTGAAGGATGGTCCAGTGACGGACATGCTTCCTAACGGCTTCCAAGCAGTATTGCCAGCAGGAACAACCATCAATGGAATTGATGCACAGAAAGACGGCACACTGATCGTTGACTTCTCAAAGGAATTCAACGAATACGAAGCAGCCAGTGAGAAGAAGATTCTTGAATCCATCACGTACACATTGACACAGTTTGAGAATGTGAAAAATGTAGCTATCCGCGTAGAAGGACAAGACCTGGCAAAAATGCCGGTTGATGGAACACCTATCGGGAAAAGCTATTCTCGTGCGGATGGCATCAACTTGATGGATAATGGCATCACTACGGTGAACAGCCAATCTGTCACGCTCTACTTCCCGGCAGAAGCAGTAGATGGCACACCTTATGAAGTGCCGGTCACTGAGCGAATGAACAGCAATGCAGAAAACAGCTATGAAGAGATCGTGAATGCATTGATTGATGGACCAGCCATGGACAGCAATTTGTCGAACGTCTTCAACACAGGCTCTGCACTAGCTTCAGAGCCAACACTGAAAGATGGCGTGCTAAACCTGGAATTCAACACAGAAGTGTTGAGCAACGTGGATGAAGCCGCGATCACAGATCAGCTTATGGAAACACTTGTCATGAGCTTGACAGAGCTTGAAGAGGTCGAAGCTGTTTCCGTGAAAGTAGAAGGTGTGGAAGAAGTGTTCAACGAGCACGGTGAAGCATATGCTGAGCCAGTCTCAAGAGAACAGTACGTGCCAGCAGAAAAATTGTAA
- the racE gene encoding glutamate racemase: MDYPIGVIDSGVGGLTVARELMRQLPKENLIYVGDTLRCPYGPRPEEEVVEFTWDMVNFLLEKNIKMLVIACNTATAFTLEELKQKLDIPVVGVIEPGARAAIKTTKTNHIGVLGTEGTIRSHAYRKALKNINSDLEIEGLACPTFVPMVEKGVVSGPLARQVVQDALTPLKDWKEMDTLILGCTHYPIIKPVIEEVVGESVEVISSGDETAREVSAILGFKRKLYEGDRPVNHQFYASGDTHLFMKIANMWLQRPVNEVGRIQLGSKQSI, translated from the coding sequence GTGGATTATCCGATTGGTGTCATTGATTCAGGAGTAGGCGGCTTGACCGTTGCAAGGGAGCTGATGCGTCAGCTGCCGAAGGAAAACCTCATCTATGTCGGGGATACACTGCGCTGTCCTTACGGTCCTAGACCGGAAGAAGAAGTGGTGGAATTTACATGGGACATGGTGAATTTCCTCCTGGAAAAGAACATCAAGATGCTCGTCATCGCCTGCAATACAGCGACTGCTTTTACATTGGAAGAGCTGAAGCAGAAGCTTGATATACCGGTTGTCGGTGTTATTGAGCCAGGCGCACGCGCAGCTATCAAGACGACTAAAACAAATCATATCGGTGTACTCGGAACAGAAGGAACGATTCGCAGCCATGCGTACCGTAAGGCACTTAAAAATATCAATAGTGATCTAGAAATCGAAGGGCTCGCTTGTCCAACATTCGTTCCGATGGTGGAAAAAGGTGTTGTGTCCGGCCCATTGGCTCGACAGGTCGTCCAAGACGCATTAACTCCATTAAAGGATTGGAAAGAGATGGACACACTCATTCTAGGATGCACGCATTATCCGATCATCAAACCAGTGATTGAAGAAGTGGTCGGTGAATCGGTGGAAGTAATCAGCTCTGGCGACGAGACAGCTCGTGAAGTAAGTGCAATTTTAGGCTTCAAACGGAAGCTGTATGAAGGAGATCGTCCTGTTAATCATCAATTCTATGCATCAGGAGATACGCATCTTTTCATGAAGATAGCAAATATGTGGCTGCAGCGCCCAGTTAATGAAGTCGGAAGGATCCAGCTCGGCAGCAAACAGTCTATTTAA